The DNA window TTTCGGCCCCGATTTCCGCCAGATCCAGCAAGTTCACGTCGGCGTGCTCGGCGATGACCTTGGCCGCATCGGCGGGCACCAGCCCGACTTCGGCCTGGGCGGCCGCCAGCGCGGCCAGAATGTCGAGCCAACGTTGCACGCGTGCTTCGTCGTCGAGCAGGGCGTGCAGTTCCGGCGTTCCCCACAGGTGGCCGTAGATGACAGAGTCGGCCAAGTGTGCACTCATGGCAGTCCTCCGCTCAGCAGACGGCGAGCTGCTCGGGTGCGTCGACCCCGGTGAGCCGGCGCAGCGCGAGGCGGATCTCGTCCAGGTTGGATCCCCACGGCACCACGGCGGACGCGGCCTCAAACTCCACACCCCGTTCCAGCAGGCAGCATTTGGCCAGCGTGGGGGTGGTCAGGTCGCGGGTCTTCCGGGGGCAGATGTCCACCCGGGGTGGTTCGTCGCCGTAGAAGTGCCTGTGGAACTGCACGGAACGTTCGCAGCCGACCATCAGCCAGTCCAGCCGCTGCGAAGGGCGGGTGTCCAGAAAGGCTAGCTCTCCGGCCACCTGGACGCCGGAGCCGCGGCACGGCAGCAGGTAGGCCTTTGCCGGGTGGCCGGCGGTGAGCTCCCGGATGTCCACCAGGTCCGGTACCAGGTCGATCGGCGGCAGGTCCTCGTCGAATGCCACCACCTGCTCGGCCATCGCGAACAGCTTCGGTGGCTCGGGCGGAATCACCTCGGTGACCCGGATCCGCATCGGCGCGGGCTCCCAGATGAAGTTCACGTGCTCGTAGCGGCCCTGCACCACGTAGGCCCGCGCGTTCGGGGTGGCGTGGGCGAGGGCGGCGCGAGCCAGTGCGGTGGCGTTGCCGACGTCCGTCTCCGGCGAGCTGATCGAGACCACCTCGTCCGGGCCCGCCAGCACCCGTGCCTCGACGACGGGCGAGAACAGCGGCTCGGCCGACGCCTTGCGCACCGCCACCACCGCGGAGTCCTCGCCGTTGCGGAAGACCAGGTAGTCAGTGCGGCGGTACACCTCCCGGCCGAGCAGGAACGGCACCAGATCGGCCTCGGTGAGCGGCACGTCGGTTTCCTGCACCGACAAGCCGCGGTAGGGCCGCGTCATCGTGTTGGGTGCCGGGTCCGCAATCATCGGGTGGCCCTCACGCGATCGACCACGGCGGTGTCCGCCCGCAGGCCTAGGCGCAGCGTCTCCAGGGGGATGACCTCGTCGGGTGGCACGTTGCCGAGGTTGACGTTGGCCCCGAACCGTTGTATCAGCCACGTCTGCTGGGCCTTGTGGGGTGCTTCGAAGATCACGCGCTCGAGCGGGAGCCGCGAGTCAATGGCGTCGACCAGATCGGTCCGCAGGCTTCCATCGCTGTGGTAGAGCCCCACGGTGCCGCTCTCCCTGCCCTCGACGACCACCCAGCGCGCCCCCGCGTCCAGGTCTGCCGCCATTTCGTCGACCCAGTCGGCTACCACTACCGGTACCTGGCTGTCCTTGGCGCCGGCCTCGGCGAGCACGACGAACCGCTCGGAGAGTGTGCGCACCAGGTCGGTCTTGCGCGCCGAGCTGATGGCCTGCAACCCGTTAGACACCTCAACCGCGGCGATCCCCGAGTCGGAGGCCCACTCCGCCAGCTCGTCGACGCGGTCCTGGGCTTCGGCTATCTCCAGACAGCTTTCCGATCGGGGTGCGCGCCCCGCCGGCCGTCGTGCTGGTCGGCCAACCCACCCTGCGACAACGCCTGCGCCTCGGCGTACTTGCCGCATTGGATCAGCGCATCGCGATGCGCTACTCCATCGCCGGGATGAGCGCCGCCGACACCGCCGACTACATCCGCCATCACTGCAAAATCGCCGGCCGATCCGACACCCTGTTCTCCGACGACGCGATCGCACTGATCCACAACGCCTCCCGCGGCCACCCCCGCGCAGTCAACAACCTCGCACTGCACGCGCTGACCGCCGCCTTCGCCGCCGATCACGCCATCGTCGACGAAAAGGCCGCCCGCATCGCAATCGGTGAAACCGCCGCAGACTGAACCATCAACCTGACGGGCACCCCGTCACCACGGCGACCACGGCCCCGCTCACCACACCGAGCGGGGCCGTTCTCACATCCCGATACTCATCAACCCCAATGACGTCACCATCGTCATCGTCAGCGACGGGCAACAGATGGCCTGCACAGGGGCACCCGCACCGGCACCCCACAAGGTGGAATTCTTTCACCGCTGCTGGCCAACATCGCCTTGTCCGTGCTGGACGAGCACTTCACCACAAAGTGGGAAGCGCTCGGGCCGGAATGGACCCGCGCCAAGCATCTGCGGGCCGGGGGCGCAGCGATGAAGCTCATCCGCTATGCCGATGACTTCGTCGTTCTCGTCCGCGGACCCCGCGAAGGTGCCGAAGCGTTGTTCGGTGAAGTGGCCACAGTGCTGGCTCCGATGGGTTTGCGCCTGTCGGAGGAAAAGACCCACCTGACCCATATCGATGATGGGTTCGACTTCCTGGGATGGCGCATCCAGCGCCGAACCTGGCAAGGACGCGGCGGGACCAAGAGAACGGTCTACACCTACCCCTCGAAGAGATCTCTTGCTTCGGTCAAGGAAAAGATCCGTGTCTTGACCCGCCGGAACGCTCATCGCACGCTCGCAGACCTGCTGCGTCGGCTCAACCCGGCCATCAGAGGCTGGTGCACGTACTTCCAGCATGGGGTGTCCAAGCGAACCTTCTCTTACGTCGATCACTTCGCCTTCTGGCGCATCGTCGGCTGGCTGAAGAAACGCCACCCCAAACTCAACGTGCACACCGTGATCCGCCGTTATCTGCCCGGGTGGCACATCGCGGCCGACGGTATCGAGTTCTTCCGCGCACCCACGGTCCCCGTGACCCGGTATCGCTACCGAGGAACCCGCATCCCGAATCCATGGACGAGCATCCCACCGGCATAAATCAATTGGAGAGCCGGATGCTCAGGAATGGGCACGTCCGGTTCGGAGGGCGGGCCGGGGAAACCCACCAGCTGCAAAGCTGGCAGGGCGCCCCGGTCCGACCCCTACACCTACTGCCGGACCCGCGCCGGCTGGGCCTACACGGCGTTCGTCACCGATGTTTATGCCCGCAAGATCGTGGGCTGGAAGGTGGCCACCGAGATGACCCAAAAGCTGGTAACCGATGCGATCAACCATGCTATCGACACCAGAAAGCGTTCGGGTGCAACATCTTTGGAGTCACTCATCCATCACAGCGATTATGCCGAGGTTCTCGTTAAGCCGAGGATCTGCGGAGATGTCCTGCGCTCGTGGGAGTTGCTGGCGGATTTCTCGGCTTGACGTTTCGGATGGTGGTTAGCGTCCGTCGTATCTCTACGTCTGTGGAAGGAGACGGTGATGGATACGACGGTCAGTGGGATCGGCGCGGTAGTGGTTTCGGAGTTGCGCACGGCCGGTTACATGGAATCGACGGTTGGTCAGTACGCGAAGACGATCAAGGCGCTCACTGAGTTCGCTTCGGGGCGTGAGTATTCCACTGGTTTGGGTGCGGAGTTCGCCTCGATGACGACCAGTGCGCGGACGGGTCGGTTCAGCCCGGCGCGCCGGTTCGATTACCGGCGTCTGGTCGCAGTGTTCGACTCGTATGTGCAGACCGGCCGGGTGGACCTGTCGGTTCGTGGCCGCGGCGGCGGAGGTCCTCGGCCCGAGGGCAGCGACTTCGTTGAGCTGGATGCGGCCTGGGAGGCCGAGATGGGCCGCCGCGGTCTGGCACCGGCGACCCGCGAGGCCTATGGAAGGGTCGCGCGCAGCTACCTGGTGTTCCTGGAAGGACGCGGGATCGCAGCGCTTGACCGGGCCGATAGCGGCAGTGTCCTGGCGTTCTTGGAATCCCTGCTGGATCGGTGGGCCAAATCGTCG is part of the Mycolicibacterium tusciae JS617 genome and encodes:
- a CDS encoding DUF7714 family protein, whose product is MIADPAPNTMTRPYRGLSVQETDVPLTEADLVPFLLGREVYRRTDYLVFRNGEDSAVVAVRKASAEPLFSPVVEARVLAGPDEVVSISSPETDVGNATALARAALAHATPNARAYVVQGRYEHVNFIWEPAPMRIRVTEVIPPEPPKLFAMAEQVVAFDEDLPPIDLVPDLVDIRELTAGHPAKAYLLPCRGSGVQVAGELAFLDTRPSQRLDWLMVGCERSVQFHRHFYGDEPPRVDICPRKTRDLTTPTLAKCCLLERGVEFEAASAVVPWGSNLDEIRLALRRLTGVDAPEQLAVC
- a CDS encoding phosphosulfolactate synthase, producing MRQVRRGAGVVAGWVGRPARRPAGRAPRSESCLEIAEAQDRVDELAEWASDSGIAAVEVSNGLQAISSARKTDLVRTLSERFVVLAEAGAKDSQVPVVVADWVDEMAADLDAGARWVVVEGRESGTVGLYHSDGSLRTDLVDAIDSRLPLERVIFEAPHKAQQTWLIQRFGANVNLGNVPPDEVIPLETLRLGLRADTAVVDRVRATR
- a CDS encoding group II intron maturase-specific domain-containing protein; the protein is MHRGTRTGTPQGGILSPLLANIALSVLDEHFTTKWEALGPEWTRAKHLRAGGAAMKLIRYADDFVVLVRGPREGAEALFGEVATVLAPMGLRLSEEKTHLTHIDDGFDFLGWRIQRRTWQGRGGTKRTVYTYPSKRSLASVKEKIRVLTRRNAHRTLADLLRRLNPAIRGWCTYFQHGVSKRTFSYVDHFAFWRIVGWLKKRHPKLNVHTVIRRYLPGWHIAADGIEFFRAPTVPVTRYRYRGTRIPNPWTSIPPA